ttcaataaaactggcaaattggtggataGTTTCCGAGTGGAttaatatataaatcttaaaaatccatcgaaagatgaatgcgctatcaacattcaaaatcttacatgatttcgtgacggtctcggatttggaaattttcatttgtcaccctgtatccgagtcttccccttagacgtagtttacgtcaaaaatgcaTCATAGTATGCATCTCCTGGTAACGcatttgaataaacaaacatGGGGCGTAAATGTGAAGTTTATTTCTGTCCGCACAGCGAGACCAAAAATGAAGGTAGATCGTTTTACCGGTTCCCTCGTGGGAAAGATAGGTATTATATTataatttgaaagaaatacttgtttttaaaacatattcatattctcATATATGTTCAAGATGGGTAGTAAGCTGTAACTCTATTGAACTCGAGAAAACTTATGTGGAGGGAGGTCCAGAAGCCATAAATAAGTTGAAGTTGAAGTTGAAAGTAGAAGAGCATCTTGAAAATAAGTATTTCCTAAATTGTGAGCTACCATCGAAAGGGTTAGTATTAAGCCTGCTATAGCCTTCtatagaaaataaataaatcataaatatatggaaaacaaataattttaaggTTGCGTAACGATGCTGTACCACCCGCACTAAAACTTGATCCACCCGATAACTGGAATTCTACCAGCAATAATGACGGTCGTGACACCGGACTGAATCCCATTGACAATAAAGATGACATCGAGTATCAAAATGCAGAGTATTTAGAAAAATCGTACTCTACAGATGAGCATTATGAAGATATCGAATATCTTCAAGGCCCTTCAGAAAATGCAGCATACGAAATGTCTATGCCAAGTGAATGGCCAGATTTCTCAAATAAAATTATGTGTCCTAAGGCAGGTTCTACGATTGAATGTGTAAAATATAGGTTTAGTTAATTATAGTTTTTATTAGAAGACGGACAATCCAGTTACGCATAATTCAAAGGTAATACCAGTTGACCTTTACCCAAAAAATGACAACGTTTTCGCCAGAAGTGCAGATGTAGATTATGAATCTCTCTAAGCGAAAGAAATGGCAAAAGAACTATGTAAAGGATCTTCATAGTTCTCTGCGGAACGTGGAAAGGAAGAGTGAATGGAGAAAAAAGTCAGCTATGGCCCGAAGAGAAGCTTTCATCCATATGCGTTATTGGCTGAAGATTAATTTAAAAACAGAAAATGGAAGATGCCAACATTGCCAACCTTGTGCGTGCTGATCCAGTGCTACATAACTGTCTACTGACAAAATTAAAAAGCCTAAGGGCCGTCGTTATGTTCCTGCATCGAAGAAATTTGCAATTGGAGCGTACATAGCAAGTCCTGCGGGCTACCAGTACATACAGCGATCAAACATTCTGAGTTTACCTCATAAAATGAGTATTCATCGATGGCAACCCACCGTTCTTTTGAATCCGAGCAAAGTTATAATTAATCGATTCGCAGCTAAAACGAGGAAGTATTCTAAAAAAGAAAAAGCAGTTGCAATATGTATGGACGGTATGTCTATAAAACCGGAGCTGATATATTACAAAATGTTAATGAATTCGATTTATTTAATTTCCTTGacattgttgaatttctatcaTCGATCGTTACCAGTCCTCCGTAATACAAAAACATGACACGAATACTGTTGATATGCGAATAAATGCGCTGAGCTGGAACCCATATTGTTTCAGGTGCATTTAATGGAGACCACCAATAAGGCGAAATCAAAAGATTGAATCGAGAGACgaatcgtcaccgctaggtggattaatctgtgtGCCCATCATGACGAAAAAATGTGTTGCTCCTGGGTGTGGAGCGAATTCAAAAACAGATGGAGCCATGTTTATTGGTTTGCTCAGAGTGTATGTaaataagagtggcgacactgtcagaattggaacaaaattcatctgtcattcccatacaaaatcttgttccaaacgagcaggagacctgtcaaatgcggcacatgtcgccactcttaattacatacactctgggttTGCTACAGTAGTCGACTCGATGCTATCGCTTCAATGgtcatatcaagacaaaattttcaaaacgacttatctgcttttgtaaacaaagattcaaacgacgatttgacgaatctgatagctctcccaagcaaaccaacaccatcaacaggaagcggaaaccttcacctacctattgatagtgttggtttgcgtgggtgagctatcagattcgtcaaatcgtcgttcgaatctttgtttacaaaagcagataagtcgttttgaaaattttgtcttgatataaaTGGATAGCTGCTTTGGGATTTCGCCCAACGTATCCaacaaaaaaaacgaacagtgggtaatgtctgtgacataaccgcgaagtggacgtaggacttgacttgaccatgcctttgaagattataatatatccaaatctctcacgtcacctaatttgtataaaacatcggcgataacagcccaaacattattataacaa
The nucleotide sequence above comes from Armigeres subalbatus isolate Guangzhou_Male chromosome 3, GZ_Asu_2, whole genome shotgun sequence. Encoded proteins:
- the LOC134222529 gene encoding uncharacterized protein LOC134222529; this encodes MGRKCEVYFCPHSETKNEGRSFYRFPRGKDRWVVSCNSIELEKTYVEGGPEAINKLKLKLKVEEHLENKYFLNCELPSKGLRNDAVPPALKLDPPDNWNSTSNNDGRDTGLNPIDNKDDIEYQNAEYLEKSYSTDEHYEDIEYLQGPSENAAYEMSMPSEWPDFSNKIMCPKAACLGSILMPAGLGSILLPLPVSARDCYVVGSVGWIASGTSSVAVLAMLRLMLASTLPDRKSG